A part of Primulina eburnea isolate SZY01 chromosome 10, ASM2296580v1, whole genome shotgun sequence genomic DNA contains:
- the LOC140803820 gene encoding homeobox-leucine zipper protein HOX15-like: MEETDVSSNVKLGLDLGLSLTKYEPAKMDNSKKNKRVFSLDLSIPVHRNTDLGDRHAGYSNSSCIGFMQEDKKQTKKNGIFEACKDDDMNYSKNCSRKKLRLSKDQITLLEDSFGQHSTLTLAQKQALAEKLNLKPRQVEVWFQNRRARTKLKQTEIDCEVLKKKFERLSEENRRLHNQLLELRSPPPTSAAATAPSLQQLFYQMPKESAIYRTCSSCEKILKSRGGKKTKAAAIDAPQK; this comes from the exons ATGGAGGAAACGGATGTGTCTTCCAACGTGAAGCTGGGGCTCGATTTGGGACTCAGTTTAACAAAATACGAGCCGGCTAAAATGGATAATTCGAAGAAAAATAAGAGGGTATTTTCTCTTGATCTTTCAATCCCAGTCCATCGAAATACTGATCTTGGTGATCGTCATGCTGGGTACTCGAACTCGAGTTGCATCGGATTCATGCAAGAAGATAAAAAACAAACGAAAAAGAATGGTATTTTCGAAGCTTGCAAGGATGATGATATGAACTATTCCAAGAATTGTAGCAGGAAAAAACTGAGGCTCAGTAAAGATCAAATTACTttgcttgaagatagtttcggACAACATTCTACTCTCACTTTG GCTCAGAAACAAGCACTTGCAGAAAAGTTAAACCTAAAACCTAGGCAGGTAGAAGTTTGGTTTCAAAACCGAAGAGCAAg GACCAAACTAAAGCAAACTGAGATAGATTGTGAagtcttgaagaagaaattcgAAAGATTAAGCGAGGAGAATAGGCGTTTGCATAACCAGTTGTTAGAATTGCGCTCTCCACCGCCCACATCGGCAGCGGCAACAGCTCCATCACTACAGCAGCTATTCTATCAAATGCCGAAAGAGTCAGCTATTTACAGAACGTGTTCCTCGTGCGAGAAAATTCTGAAGAGTCGCGGTGGAAAGAAGACGAAGGCGGCGGCCATAGACGCCCCACAGAAATGA